In a single window of the bacterium genome:
- a CDS encoding GAF domain-containing protein, which yields MKPTPDVSRLVRAITERQLLREFYQLVVEEATRVMRAKTALLTLLQPDGILDFVGVTGEQSKDIYGLKMRASDSFLAPVLESLKAVNLQSHDNDQLSETNIMRKGLGVPILSGKSCIGALAVLNPEDGKEYNEEDAEALAMISRFVPLMLQMNSQRQTSDRQEREIRLLKQFALSLKDNVHPGRIAESLATALAENLASTVTSVYIVDPDTQELALAARTGLELDTLISSEERGRLIAETVKGRKAIRYPNSANNPLPAFLPLGTRSAIIAPLVSREKFMGFVLIASLLPDAYTDADESVLTAIASQVAIALDSVFLAEDVGRGARINSQIYELSENLSEADSEEEVFSAIADAAFGLLDLDGFAAMIYDGQQLRTHFMLGLAESIYDYAPAKGQGIPGWVIEFEAPATAQDIIIDPKNQSALWPSDDASLLCVPLQRGAKSIGVLVGVSQTPRQFTIADTELFYTLAHLAAGSLKCGD from the coding sequence ACCCTCCTTCAACCTGATGGAATTCTCGATTTTGTTGGCGTTACTGGCGAACAATCAAAAGATATCTATGGGTTGAAAATGCGGGCGTCTGATTCGTTTCTAGCACCGGTTTTAGAATCATTAAAAGCCGTGAACCTACAATCGCATGATAACGATCAGCTGTCGGAAACAAATATAATGCGTAAAGGGTTAGGGGTTCCAATTCTTTCCGGCAAGTCATGCATCGGCGCGCTTGCTGTTCTCAACCCCGAAGATGGCAAGGAGTATAACGAAGAAGATGCGGAAGCGCTTGCGATGATCAGCCGTTTCGTGCCTCTGATGCTCCAAATGAATTCTCAGCGCCAGACATCCGATCGCCAGGAAAGAGAGATCCGGTTACTCAAACAGTTTGCTCTTTCCTTAAAAGATAATGTGCATCCCGGACGGATTGCGGAAAGCCTTGCCACAGCATTAGCTGAAAACTTGGCTTCCACCGTCACCTCGGTGTATATCGTCGACCCGGATACTCAAGAATTGGCGCTCGCTGCCCGGACTGGACTTGAATTAGATACACTTATAAGTTCGGAAGAACGCGGTCGACTTATCGCCGAGACAGTCAAAGGACGCAAAGCGATTCGATACCCGAATTCTGCAAATAATCCGCTTCCGGCCTTCCTGCCTTTGGGCACTCGCTCGGCAATTATTGCACCGCTGGTTAGTCGCGAAAAGTTCATGGGCTTTGTTTTGATCGCCAGCTTGCTGCCGGATGCTTATACTGATGCCGATGAATCGGTACTCACGGCAATTGCATCACAAGTGGCAATTGCGCTCGATAGCGTATTTCTCGCTGAAGATGTGGGGCGAGGGGCGCGCATTAATTCACAGATTTATGAGCTTTCCGAGAACCTTAGTGAAGCAGACTCTGAGGAAGAAGTATTCTCGGCCATCGCAGACGCAGCGTTTGGACTTCTTGATCTCGATGGCTTTGCAGCGATGATCTATGATGGCCAACAATTGCGAACCCATTTTATGCTTGGGTTAGCTGAAAGCATCTATGATTATGCGCCCGCTAAAGGACAGGGGATTCCTGGTTGGGTTATCGAATTTGAAGCGCCCGCAACCGCTCAAGATATTATTATCGACCCAAAGAACCAATCCGCGCTTTGGCCGAGCGATGATGCGAGTTTACTCTGCGTTCCACTCCAAAGAGGCGCTAAAAGTATCGGCGTCTTGGTCGGTGTGAGCCAAACCCCCCGCCAATTCACCATCGCCGATACCGAACTCTTCTACACCCTAGCCCACCTAGCCGCCGGCTCCCTCAAATGCGGAGACTAA
- a CDS encoding PD-(D/E)XK nuclease family protein, translated as MPRKPTLSPSRISVYLACPVKYRWSYIDPRGKFYMRSKPFYSFGTTLHRALQRFHQSGGAGVSTLQDVIADYESVWVDAGYESEESSQEHHELGKRFLESYVQAEEEAVITSHTLFVEKQLRKDMGDFYLVGRIDRVEEYDDGRIEIVDYKSGRTNILPEEVKTDLAMSIYQLLARYHYPEQENFATIIALRDNSRGSASLSNQELDELESDILFLANEILNADYMNLSPIYKPICRDCDFNPLCRRDTEFRSIFDAAEEDLKNRHNQPPT; from the coding sequence ATGCCTCGAAAACCTACTTTAAGCCCATCGCGAATTAGCGTTTATCTTGCGTGTCCGGTCAAGTATCGTTGGAGCTATATTGACCCGCGCGGCAAGTTTTATATGCGTTCAAAGCCTTTTTACAGCTTTGGCACAACATTGCATCGCGCCCTTCAACGATTTCATCAAAGCGGTGGAGCAGGGGTTAGCACCCTTCAGGATGTGATAGCTGATTACGAATCCGTTTGGGTCGATGCCGGTTATGAATCAGAGGAGAGTTCTCAGGAGCATCATGAACTTGGGAAGCGGTTTCTTGAAAGCTACGTCCAAGCGGAAGAAGAAGCCGTTATTACCTCTCATACCCTCTTCGTTGAGAAACAGCTTCGCAAGGATATGGGCGACTTCTACCTCGTAGGCCGAATAGACCGCGTTGAAGAGTATGATGATGGCCGCATAGAGATTGTCGACTACAAGAGCGGGCGTACCAATATCCTGCCGGAAGAAGTGAAAACCGATCTGGCAATGTCTATCTACCAGCTTCTAGCGCGATATCACTATCCGGAGCAAGAAAACTTCGCAACCATCATTGCCCTGCGAGATAACTCCCGAGGCTCCGCTTCGCTTTCCAATCAGGAATTAGATGAACTCGAATCCGATATATTATTCTTAGCCAACGAAATACTCAACGCCGATTATATGAACTTATCTCCCATCTACAAACCGATTTGCCGTGATTGTGACTTCAACCCCCTTTGCCGCCGAGACACCGAATTCCGCAGTATTTTCGACGCCGCAGAGGAAGATCTCAAGAATCGCCACAATCAACCGCCGACTTAG
- the corA gene encoding magnesium/cobalt transporter CorA, with product MITTICYRQDTGFRKEIEPHEISDLLDKKGNLLWIDATDPSFEEIQLLQEELGLHPLAIEDLNVRYDRPKIEEYDSTYYMVVYAAREATRQIDETLGYSVMGVDFQRLNLFVGRNFLLTIHDKPFKEVNEVLARWERNSQGMDTDVGIPVYSLLDSLVDNFFPVIDDIADRVDEMEDKIFEGADQQVLRSIFVLKKDLLSFRRLASPLRDVVNVLLRGDIPIFAEKSSTYFRDVYDHLVRIIDSIDTYRDLMSNALDTYLSVTSNKLAENSNRLNITMQTLTAWSIMLMSAGIIAGIYGMNFKYMPELSWFFGYPFALLLITSIWVVFIVYFKRMKWL from the coding sequence ATGATCACGACAATATGTTATAGACAGGATACGGGATTTCGCAAAGAGATTGAGCCTCACGAAATAAGCGATTTATTGGATAAAAAAGGCAATCTGTTATGGATTGACGCCACAGACCCGTCGTTTGAAGAGATACAGCTTCTCCAGGAAGAACTTGGACTTCATCCGCTTGCGATTGAAGACCTGAACGTTCGTTATGACCGGCCCAAGATCGAAGAATATGACAGCACCTATTACATGGTCGTCTACGCTGCTCGTGAAGCTACACGTCAGATTGATGAGACTTTAGGATATTCGGTTATGGGGGTTGATTTTCAACGTCTGAACCTGTTTGTCGGGCGAAATTTTCTTCTCACCATTCATGATAAACCCTTCAAAGAGGTGAATGAAGTTTTAGCTCGTTGGGAGCGCAATTCTCAAGGAATGGATACTGATGTCGGCATTCCAGTCTACTCGCTCCTCGATTCGTTGGTTGATAACTTCTTTCCTGTTATCGATGATATTGCCGATAGAGTCGATGAGATGGAGGACAAGATTTTCGAAGGCGCCGACCAGCAAGTCTTAAGGAGTATTTTCGTCCTCAAAAAAGACTTACTGAGCTTCCGACGTTTAGCTTCTCCCCTTAGAGATGTGGTGAATGTGTTGTTGCGGGGCGATATCCCAATCTTCGCCGAAAAAAGCTCCACTTATTTTCGTGATGTCTACGACCATCTCGTCAGGATAATCGATAGCATCGACACCTATCGAGACTTGATGTCGAACGCTCTTGATACCTATCTATCTGTAACATCCAATAAGCTGGCAGAGAACTCGAACCGCCTGAACATAACAATGCAAACCTTGACCGCATGGTCAATCATGCTCATGAGCGCCGGGATCATCGCAGGAATTTACGGGATGAATTTTAAATATATGCCGGAGCTTAGTTGGTTTTTCGGCTACCCCTTCGCGTTGTTGCTAATCACCTCGATCTGGGTTGTTTTTATTGTCTATTTCAAACGTATGAAGTGGCTGTAG